The following coding sequences lie in one Streptomyces albofaciens JCM 4342 genomic window:
- a CDS encoding S1 family peptidase, translated as MKHRRNSQRRAVLAGAGALALATTATLSLANANAADGPAVKQLTPAAATALASQLSNHAAGSYYDARAKKLVVNVVDRKAADAVRAKGAEARMVRHSLAQLDAARATLKQRATIPGTAWAMDPRLNKVVVTADRTVSGAQLNKLNKVVKELGGKAELRHSAGKFTPFIAGGDAIWGSSSRCSLGFNVTKGGQPYFLTAGHCGNAVKSWSDKQGGQEIASTEDSKFPGSDYAIAKYTADIAHPSEVNTYGGGPQKITKAAEATVGQKVTRSGSTTQVHDGTVKALNASVNYQEGTVEGLIQTDVCAEPGDSGGALYDGDSALGLTSGGSGNCSSGGETYFQPVPAALKAVGAQIG; from the coding sequence TTGAAGCACCGACGGAATTCCCAGCGGCGCGCGGTCCTGGCCGGCGCGGGAGCCCTGGCTCTCGCGACCACCGCCACCCTCTCCCTGGCCAACGCCAACGCGGCGGACGGCCCGGCCGTGAAGCAGCTGACCCCCGCCGCGGCCACCGCGCTCGCGTCCCAGCTCAGCAACCACGCGGCGGGCTCCTACTACGACGCACGGGCCAAGAAGCTGGTGGTCAACGTCGTCGACCGGAAGGCGGCCGACGCCGTACGGGCCAAGGGCGCCGAGGCCAGAATGGTCCGGCACAGCCTCGCCCAGCTCGACGCGGCCCGGGCGACGCTCAAGCAGCGGGCCACCATCCCCGGCACCGCCTGGGCCATGGACCCGCGCCTGAACAAGGTCGTCGTCACCGCCGACCGCACGGTCTCGGGCGCACAGCTGAACAAACTGAACAAGGTCGTCAAGGAGCTCGGCGGCAAGGCCGAGCTGCGCCACAGCGCGGGGAAGTTCACCCCGTTCATCGCCGGCGGCGACGCGATCTGGGGGAGCAGCTCGCGCTGCTCGCTCGGCTTCAACGTCACCAAGGGCGGCCAGCCGTACTTCCTCACGGCCGGCCACTGCGGCAACGCCGTCAAGTCCTGGTCCGACAAGCAGGGCGGCCAGGAGATCGCCAGCACCGAGGACTCCAAGTTCCCCGGCAGCGACTACGCCATCGCCAAGTACACCGCGGACATCGCCCACCCGAGCGAGGTGAACACCTACGGCGGCGGCCCGCAGAAGATCACCAAGGCGGCCGAGGCCACCGTCGGCCAGAAGGTCACGCGCAGCGGCAGCACCACCCAGGTGCACGACGGCACGGTCAAGGCGCTGAACGCGAGCGTCAACTACCAGGAGGGCACGGTCGAGGGGCTGATCCAGACCGATGTCTGCGCCGAACCCGGCGACAGCGGCGGCGCGCTGTACGACGGCGACTCGGCGCTGGGTCTGACCTCGGGCGGCAGCGGCAACTGCTCCTCGGGCGGCGAGACCTACTTCCAGCCGGTCCCGGCGGCCCTGAAGGCGGTCGGCGCGCAGATCGGCTGA
- a CDS encoding lysophospholipid acyltransferase family protein, producing MNAWAATSTCTPRCARHTVPRVSVARLAGRCAALAGALAAGAAAGERLADRRTMRLRAAAVLRALGVRVAVTVPGAADAPGAYGGARAAGGPGTYGSPRAAPAPAPGRGPLSVPRPPDGPGTLIVADHISWLDVLTLLAVEPVTVLAKREIGRWPLLGPLARKAGTRFIDREGLRTLPHVVAELAGLLREGRSVLVFPQGTTWCSAAAGRFRRATFQAAVDAGAPVRPVTVAYAQHGMPSTVAAFLGDEGFGRSLHRVAAAGGLTVRVTVHPPLEPAGDRRVLAERAQHVIRAGEPPAHG from the coding sequence GTGAACGCGTGGGCCGCGACCTCGACCTGCACCCCGCGCTGCGCCCGGCACACCGTCCCGCGGGTGTCCGTGGCCCGCCTCGCCGGCCGCTGCGCCGCGCTGGCCGGGGCGCTGGCCGCGGGAGCCGCCGCGGGGGAGCGGCTCGCCGACCGGCGGACCATGCGGCTCCGGGCCGCCGCGGTGCTGCGGGCGCTGGGGGTGCGGGTGGCGGTGACGGTGCCGGGGGCGGCAGACGCTCCGGGAGCGTACGGCGGTGCCCGTGCGGCTGGTGGACCGGGGACGTACGGCAGCCCCCGTGCCGCTCCCGCCCCGGCTCCGGGCCGTGGACCGCTCAGCGTGCCGCGCCCGCCGGACGGTCCCGGGACGCTGATCGTCGCCGACCACATCTCCTGGCTGGACGTGCTGACGCTGCTGGCCGTGGAGCCGGTGACGGTGCTGGCCAAGCGGGAGATCGGCCGATGGCCGCTGCTGGGGCCGCTCGCCAGGAAGGCGGGCACCCGGTTCATCGACCGGGAGGGCCTGCGCACCCTGCCGCACGTGGTGGCGGAACTGGCCGGGCTGCTGCGCGAAGGACGTTCCGTGCTGGTCTTCCCGCAGGGCACGACCTGGTGTTCGGCGGCGGCCGGCCGGTTCCGGCGGGCGACCTTCCAGGCGGCGGTCGACGCGGGCGCTCCCGTACGGCCGGTGACGGTCGCCTACGCCCAGCACGGCATGCCGAGCACGGTGGCGGCCTTCCTGGGCGACGAGGGGTTCGGCCGTTCGCTGCACCGGGTGGCCGCGGCCGGCGGGCTCACCGTACGGGTGACCGTCCACCCGCCGCTGGAACCCGCCGGGGACCGCCGCGTCCTGGCCGAGCGGGCCCAGCACGTCATCCGCGCGGGGGAGCCGCCCGCCCATGGGTGA
- a CDS encoding subtilase-type protease inhibitor, with amino-acid sequence MRYITGGIALGAALALGGLATTAQAQPATPKSLYAPSELVLTVGYGDTAATASIQRAVTLSCSSAGTGTHPMARAACAELRTANGDFNKITKAASDRMCTKEYNPVVVTANGVWQGRRVAYEHTFANPCAMEGGKGLVFEF; translated from the coding sequence ATGCGGTACATCACTGGAGGGATCGCGCTCGGCGCGGCGCTCGCACTCGGCGGTCTGGCCACCACGGCCCAGGCCCAGCCCGCGACGCCGAAGAGCCTGTACGCGCCCTCCGAGTTGGTGCTCACCGTCGGGTACGGGGACACCGCCGCGACGGCCTCCATCCAGCGTGCGGTGACGCTGAGCTGTAGCTCGGCCGGGACCGGCACGCACCCCATGGCGCGCGCCGCCTGCGCCGAACTCCGGACCGCGAACGGCGACTTCAACAAGATCACCAAGGCCGCCTCGGACCGTATGTGCACCAAGGAGTACAACCCCGTCGTGGTGACGGCGAACGGGGTCTGGCAGGGCCGCCGCGTCGCGTACGAGCACACCTTCGCCAACCCCTGCGCGATGGAGGGCGGCAAGGGCCTGGTCTTCGAGTTCTGA
- a CDS encoding DedA family protein: MGEVLNQAVELLRAQLDSPWLWAVVFGVAGLDALLPFMPSETTVVMVAVLLGTDLPRLAALAAVAAAGALCGDCLSHVIGRWGGPRLTARLLRGEHGRRRYAWACAAVERHGTSLVVAARFLPGGRVAAGLSTGALRFPVRRFVLLDAVGAGLWAVSSTAIGAVGGARFAEEPVKGMLLAFALALGLVVVLEGVRRARSARTASVR; this comes from the coding sequence ATGGGTGAGGTGCTGAACCAGGCGGTGGAGCTGCTGCGGGCGCAGCTGGACTCGCCGTGGCTGTGGGCGGTCGTCTTCGGGGTGGCCGGGCTGGACGCGCTGCTGCCGTTCATGCCGAGCGAGACCACCGTGGTGATGGTGGCGGTGCTGCTCGGCACCGACCTGCCGCGGCTCGCCGCGCTCGCGGCGGTGGCGGCGGCGGGCGCGCTGTGCGGGGACTGCCTGAGCCATGTGATCGGGCGGTGGGGCGGCCCGCGGCTGACCGCGCGGCTGCTGCGTGGGGAGCACGGCCGAAGGCGCTACGCCTGGGCGTGCGCGGCGGTCGAACGGCACGGCACCTCCCTGGTGGTGGCGGCGCGGTTCCTGCCCGGCGGGCGGGTGGCGGCGGGCCTGTCCACCGGCGCCTTGCGCTTCCCGGTGCGGCGGTTCGTGCTGCTGGACGCCGTCGGCGCGGGCCTGTGGGCGGTGTCGAGCACGGCGATCGGCGCGGTGGGAGGGGCCCGTTTCGCCGAGGAGCCGGTCAAGGGGATGCTGTTGGCGTTCGCGCTGGCCCTCGGGCTGGTCGTGGTGCTGGAGGGGGTCCGCCGGGCCCGGTCCGCGCGGACCGCCTCGGTGCGCTGA
- the htpG gene encoding molecular chaperone HtpG has protein sequence MPTETFEFQVEARQLLQMMIHSIYSNKDVFLRELISNASDALDKLRLEALRDDTLDADVSDLHIDIETDAEARTLTVRDNGIGMSHDEVVQLIGTIANSGTAKFLQELKQAKDEATAEGLIGQFGVGFYAAFMVADKVTLVTRRAGQSEGTRWSSTGEGTYTVEPVEDAPQGTAVTLHLKPVDKEDQLFDYTSRWKIREIVKRYSDFITWPVRMAAEAPAGQKDGEGDGEEEKAAPEPETLNSMKALWARSRDEVSDEEYHELYKHISHDWTDPLETLRMQAEGTFEYQALLFLPSRAPQDLFARDHKRGVQLYVKRVFIMDHCEALLPEYLRFVKGVVDAQDLSLNVSREILQQDRQIQLMHRRLVKKVLSTVKEMMTQRPENYATFWREFGRVVKEGLLSDHENRDAILRIASFATTHDPEEPATLQQYVERMKEGQEHIYYMTGESRTAIENSPHMEAFRDKGYEVLLLTDPVDEVWVETVPEFDGKELRSIAKGEADLAEEETEEAKAEREKRQEDFAGLLSWMTERLGEQVKEVRLSSRLTVSPACIVSDTDDVTPALRNMYRAMGQELPEAKRILELNPGHPLVEGLRKAQAERPDDADLAGTAELLHGMALLAEGGELRDPARFTKLMAERLERAL, from the coding sequence ATGCCGACCGAGACGTTCGAGTTCCAAGTAGAAGCACGCCAGCTCCTGCAGATGATGATCCACTCGATCTACTCGAACAAGGACGTGTTCCTGCGCGAGCTGATCTCCAACGCCTCCGACGCGCTGGACAAACTGCGGCTCGAAGCGCTGCGCGACGACACACTCGACGCCGACGTCTCCGACCTGCACATCGACATCGAGACCGATGCCGAGGCGCGTACCCTCACCGTCCGCGACAACGGCATCGGCATGTCGCACGACGAGGTGGTCCAGCTCATCGGGACCATCGCCAACTCCGGGACCGCCAAGTTCCTCCAGGAGCTGAAGCAGGCCAAGGACGAGGCCACCGCGGAAGGGCTCATCGGACAGTTCGGCGTCGGCTTCTACGCGGCGTTCATGGTCGCGGACAAGGTCACGCTGGTGACCCGGCGCGCGGGCCAGAGCGAGGGCACGCGCTGGTCGTCCACCGGCGAGGGCACGTACACCGTCGAGCCGGTCGAGGACGCGCCGCAGGGCACGGCCGTCACGCTGCACCTCAAGCCGGTGGACAAGGAGGACCAGCTCTTCGACTACACCTCCCGCTGGAAGATCCGGGAGATCGTCAAGCGGTACTCCGACTTCATCACCTGGCCGGTCCGGATGGCCGCCGAGGCCCCGGCCGGGCAGAAGGACGGGGAGGGGGACGGCGAGGAGGAGAAGGCCGCTCCCGAGCCCGAGACGCTCAACTCGATGAAGGCGCTGTGGGCGCGCTCCCGGGACGAGGTGAGCGACGAGGAGTACCACGAGCTGTACAAGCACATCAGCCACGACTGGACCGACCCGCTCGAAACCCTGCGCATGCAGGCGGAGGGCACGTTCGAGTACCAGGCGCTGCTGTTCCTGCCCTCCCGCGCGCCCCAGGACCTGTTCGCGCGGGACCACAAGCGCGGCGTGCAGCTCTATGTGAAGCGCGTCTTCATCATGGACCACTGCGAAGCGCTGCTGCCCGAGTACCTGCGCTTCGTCAAGGGTGTCGTCGACGCCCAGGACCTGTCGCTGAACGTCTCCCGCGAGATCCTCCAGCAGGACCGGCAGATCCAGCTCATGCACCGCCGGCTGGTGAAGAAGGTGCTGTCCACGGTCAAGGAGATGATGACGCAGCGCCCGGAGAACTACGCCACGTTCTGGCGGGAGTTCGGCCGGGTCGTCAAGGAGGGCCTGCTCAGCGACCACGAGAACCGCGACGCCATCCTCCGTATCGCCTCCTTCGCCACCACCCACGACCCGGAGGAGCCGGCCACCCTCCAGCAGTACGTCGAGCGCATGAAGGAGGGCCAGGAGCACATCTACTACATGACCGGCGAGTCCCGTACCGCCATCGAGAACTCGCCGCACATGGAGGCCTTCCGGGACAAGGGCTACGAGGTGCTGCTGCTGACCGACCCGGTCGACGAGGTGTGGGTCGAGACCGTCCCCGAGTTCGACGGCAAGGAACTGCGGTCGATCGCCAAGGGCGAGGCCGACCTCGCCGAGGAGGAGACCGAGGAGGCCAAGGCCGAGCGGGAGAAGCGGCAGGAGGACTTCGCGGGGCTGCTGTCCTGGATGACGGAGCGGCTCGGCGAGCAGGTCAAGGAGGTACGGCTGTCCTCCCGCCTGACCGTCTCCCCGGCCTGCATCGTCTCGGACACCGACGATGTGACCCCGGCGCTGCGCAACATGTACCGCGCCATGGGCCAGGAACTGCCCGAGGCCAAGCGCATCCTGGAGCTGAACCCCGGTCACCCGCTGGTCGAGGGGCTGCGCAAGGCCCAGGCCGAGCGTCCCGACGACGCGGACCTCGCCGGGACGGCCGAGCTGCTGCACGGCATGGCGCTGCTCGCCGAGGGCGGCGAACTGCGCGACCCGGCCCGCTTCACGAAGCTGATGGCGGAGCGCCTGGAGCGCGCGCTGTAA
- a CDS encoding slipin family protein has product MVEELLTAGISLASAGAVYVMAAARVVKQYERGVVLRLGKLTAPARGPGFTMIIPGVDRMRKVNMQIVTMPVPAQEGITHDNVTVRVDAVVYFKVVDAADAVVKVEDYRFAVSQVAQTSLRSIIGKSDLDDLLSNREKLNQGLEVMIDSPALGWGVQIDRVEIKDVSLPETMKRSMARQAEATRDRRARVINADAELQASKKLAEAAQAMSDQPAALQLRLLQTVVAVAAEKNSTLVLPFPVELLRFLERSGLQAQARTEAYERRGPDAAPVVRPEEAREVRPEDTRDARPEDVPHAEAAAGLEELPEAEQLP; this is encoded by the coding sequence ATGGTCGAGGAACTCCTGACAGCCGGGATCTCGCTGGCCTCGGCGGGCGCGGTGTACGTGATGGCGGCCGCGCGGGTGGTCAAGCAGTACGAACGGGGCGTCGTACTGCGGCTGGGGAAGCTGACCGCGCCCGCGCGGGGGCCCGGATTCACCATGATCATTCCGGGCGTCGACCGGATGCGCAAGGTCAACATGCAGATCGTCACGATGCCGGTGCCCGCCCAGGAGGGCATCACCCACGACAATGTGACGGTCCGGGTGGACGCGGTGGTCTACTTCAAGGTCGTGGACGCCGCCGACGCGGTGGTCAAGGTCGAGGACTACCGCTTCGCGGTCTCCCAGGTCGCCCAGACCTCGCTGCGCTCCATCATCGGCAAGAGCGACCTGGACGACCTGCTCTCCAACCGCGAGAAGCTCAACCAGGGGCTGGAAGTGATGATCGACAGCCCGGCGCTGGGCTGGGGCGTGCAGATCGACCGGGTGGAGATCAAGGACGTGTCGCTGCCGGAGACCATGAAGCGGTCGATGGCGCGCCAGGCGGAGGCCACCCGTGACCGGCGGGCCCGGGTCATCAACGCCGACGCCGAACTCCAGGCGTCCAAGAAGCTGGCCGAGGCGGCGCAGGCGATGTCCGATCAGCCGGCCGCCCTGCAACTGCGCCTGCTCCAGACCGTCGTCGCGGTGGCCGCCGAGAAGAACTCCACGCTCGTCCTGCCGTTCCCGGTCGAGCTGCTGCGCTTCCTGGAGCGCTCCGGTCTCCAGGCGCAGGCGCGGACGGAGGCGTACGAGAGGCGGGGACCCGACGCCGCGCCGGTCGTCCGGCCGGAGGAAGCGCGGGAGGTCCGGCCGGAAGACACGCGGGACGCCAGGCCGGAAGACGTGCCGCATGCCGAAGCGGCGGCCGGTCTGGAGGAGTTGCCGGAGGCGGAACAGCTTCCCTGA
- a CDS encoding SDR family NAD(P)-dependent oxidoreductase: MERFDGRRVLITGAGSGIGQATVHRVLAEGGRVMAADISEAGLKATAERAAADGHGDRLGTAVLDIADEAAVRAGVAAAVEALGGLDVLVNAAGILRASHTHETSLDAFNRIIAVNLTGTFLMIREALPALLEGRAPVVVNFSSTSAAFAHPYMAAYAASKGGIQSMTHAIASEYAKQGLRAVCVAPGSVRSGMTADPGLPADADMSLFGKLLPAIGEGFAPPETVAGVIAMLASEDGAFITGTEIRIDGGTHM; encoded by the coding sequence ATGGAGCGCTTCGACGGACGCCGCGTCCTGATCACCGGAGCCGGGTCGGGCATCGGGCAGGCCACCGTCCACCGGGTGCTGGCCGAGGGCGGCCGGGTGATGGCCGCCGACATCAGCGAGGCGGGGCTGAAGGCCACCGCCGAGCGGGCCGCGGCGGACGGCCACGGTGACCGGCTGGGCACCGCGGTGCTGGACATCGCGGACGAGGCCGCGGTGCGCGCGGGCGTCGCCGCCGCCGTCGAGGCGCTGGGCGGGCTGGACGTCCTGGTCAACGCGGCGGGCATCCTGCGCGCCTCGCACACCCACGAGACCAGCCTGGACGCCTTCAACCGGATCATCGCGGTCAACCTGACCGGCACCTTTCTGATGATCCGCGAGGCGCTGCCCGCGCTGCTGGAAGGCCGGGCGCCGGTGGTGGTCAACTTCAGCTCCACCTCGGCCGCGTTCGCGCACCCCTACATGGCGGCGTACGCGGCCAGCAAGGGCGGCATCCAGTCCATGACGCACGCCATCGCGAGCGAGTACGCCAAGCAGGGGCTGCGCGCGGTGTGTGTGGCGCCGGGGTCGGTGCGGTCCGGCATGACCGCGGACCCGGGGCTGCCCGCGGACGCCGACATGAGCCTGTTCGGGAAGCTGCTGCCGGCCATCGGCGAGGGCTTCGCGCCCCCGGAGACGGTCGCGGGCGTCATCGCGATGCTCGCCTCCGAGGACGGCGCGTTCATCACCGGTACGGAGATACGCATCGACGGCGGCACCCACATGTGA
- a CDS encoding ABC transporter permease yields MATADDGTRGIRDQDPHSGSFLGEVKDAVSARAALLMIGVLALTALFIASYAGAFHSPKPKDVALAVVAPQQLSGQLVERLDKLPGSPLDPRAASSEADATRQLKERDIDGALIVDPRGSTDKLLVAGGSGASLSQAVEQVVTQAEKAQKRTVRVQDIAPADKDDTRGLSSFYLVVGWCVGGYLCAAILAISFGARPTNPRRAVIRLGALAVYSVLTGLAGAVVIGPILGALPGSLYGLWGLGALIVFAVGATTFAFQAIAGIIGIGLTILVVVIAGNPSAGGAYPYPLLPDFWRAIGPALPPGAGTWASRSIAYFHGNAVTGPLLVLSAWAVAGTVLTLVFAALTKGRTAINRSEVRQ; encoded by the coding sequence ATGGCCACGGCGGACGACGGCACCCGCGGGATCCGGGACCAGGACCCCCACAGCGGCAGCTTCCTCGGGGAGGTGAAGGACGCGGTCTCCGCCCGGGCCGCGCTGCTGATGATCGGGGTACTGGCCCTGACGGCCCTGTTCATCGCGTCGTACGCGGGCGCCTTCCACTCCCCCAAGCCGAAGGACGTGGCACTCGCGGTCGTCGCGCCCCAGCAGCTGAGCGGACAGCTCGTCGAACGGCTCGACAAGCTGCCGGGCTCCCCCCTCGACCCGCGCGCGGCCTCCTCCGAGGCGGACGCGACGCGGCAGCTCAAGGAGCGGGACATCGACGGCGCGCTGATCGTCGACCCGCGCGGCAGCACCGACAAGCTGCTGGTGGCCGGCGGCTCCGGGGCCTCGCTCTCCCAGGCCGTCGAGCAGGTGGTCACCCAGGCGGAGAAGGCGCAGAAGCGCACCGTGCGGGTCCAGGACATCGCCCCCGCCGACAAGGACGACACCCGCGGCCTGTCCTCGTTCTACCTGGTGGTCGGCTGGTGCGTGGGCGGCTACCTGTGCGCCGCGATCCTCGCGATCAGCTTCGGCGCCCGCCCCACCAACCCCAGGCGGGCGGTCATCCGGCTGGGCGCGCTCGCCGTCTACTCGGTCCTCACCGGCCTGGCCGGGGCCGTCGTCATCGGCCCCATCCTGGGCGCCCTGCCCGGCAGCCTCTACGGACTGTGGGGTCTGGGCGCCCTGATCGTGTTCGCGGTGGGCGCCACCACCTTCGCCTTCCAGGCCATCGCCGGGATCATCGGCATCGGCCTGACCATCCTCGTGGTGGTGATCGCCGGCAACCCCAGCGCGGGCGGCGCCTACCCGTACCCCCTGCTGCCGGACTTCTGGCGGGCGATCGGCCCCGCGCTGCCGCCGGGCGCGGGCACCTGGGCGTCCCGCTCCATCGCGTACTTCCACGGCAACGCGGTGACCGGCCCGCTGCTGGTGCTGTCCGCCTGGGCCGTCGCGGGCACCGTCCTGACCCTGGTCTTCGCCGCCCTCACCAAGGGCCGGACGGCGATCAACCGCAGCGAGGTACGGCAGTAG
- a CDS encoding TetR family transcriptional regulator, which yields MPTAPRPTAPAPTPPPPAAPSLTERRKAATELEIARAAAALFAERGSAVTADDIARAAGVALRTFYRYFRTKEDAVAPLLAVGVRQWLAELRRSAGETLAAEADGPTVRDALERAARRALTPSDERAAEALRWTRGLLRVMRDDPALRAVWHRVHHDSEEALIPVLAEVTDGGPLEVRLAAAAANTAMRVAVETWAAADDGADARAEDPAELVARGMRALTAGLPGLDRRRT from the coding sequence ATGCCCACCGCACCGCGCCCCACCGCACCGGCCCCCACACCCCCGCCGCCCGCCGCCCCCTCCCTGACCGAGCGGCGCAAGGCGGCGACCGAGCTGGAGATCGCGCGCGCCGCCGCGGCGCTGTTCGCCGAGCGCGGCTCCGCCGTCACCGCCGACGACATCGCCCGCGCCGCCGGCGTCGCCCTGCGGACCTTCTACCGCTACTTCCGCACCAAGGAGGACGCGGTCGCGCCGCTGCTCGCCGTCGGGGTACGGCAATGGCTCGCGGAACTGCGCCGGTCGGCCGGAGAGACACTGGCCGCGGAGGCGGACGGGCCGACCGTGCGGGACGCGCTGGAGCGGGCGGCACGGCGGGCGCTGACGCCGTCCGACGAGCGGGCCGCCGAGGCGCTGCGCTGGACGCGCGGGCTGCTGCGGGTGATGCGGGACGACCCGGCGCTGCGCGCGGTCTGGCACCGCGTGCACCACGACTCCGAGGAGGCGCTGATCCCCGTCCTCGCCGAGGTGACGGACGGCGGCCCGCTGGAGGTACGGCTCGCGGCGGCGGCCGCCAACACGGCGATGCGGGTCGCGGTGGAGACCTGGGCCGCGGCGGACGACGGGGCGGACGCGCGGGCGGAGGACCCCGCCGAACTGGTGGCGCGCGGGATGCGCGCGCTGACGGCCGGGCTGCCGGGGCTGGACCGGCGCCGGACATGA
- a CDS encoding GNAT family N-acetyltransferase, with the protein MLPTASPAPAPTTAPAAARPAAPAPPDGRPAYVTSLAETPAQIRAAQRLRYAVFAEEMGATLPTPLPGHDMDDFDDLADHLVVTETATGEVVGTYRLLPPGRTERSYSATEFDLRALHGLRAGTVEAGRSCVHPRHRSGAVVNQMWAALARYVTLSGHRYLAGCASVPLDDGGRAAADAWLLGSTRHASPPDLRVHPRRPWIAQPPDARAPRAGAPDGERAGGPSYARLPPLLRGYLRIGAWMCGAPAHDPEFGVADFFVLLDMERLNDRYRRFFLGESR; encoded by the coding sequence ATGCTGCCGACCGCCTCACCCGCCCCGGCGCCGACCACGGCTCCGGCCGCCGCCCGGCCCGCCGCCCCGGCCCCGCCGGACGGCCGCCCCGCCTACGTCACCTCCCTCGCCGAGACACCCGCCCAGATCCGGGCCGCGCAGCGGCTGCGGTACGCGGTCTTCGCCGAGGAGATGGGGGCCACGCTCCCCACGCCCCTGCCAGGGCACGACATGGACGACTTCGACGACCTGGCGGACCACCTCGTCGTCACCGAGACGGCCACCGGTGAGGTGGTCGGCACCTACCGGCTGCTCCCGCCCGGCCGCACCGAACGCTCCTACTCCGCGACCGAGTTCGACCTGCGCGCCCTGCACGGCCTGCGGGCGGGGACGGTCGAGGCGGGCCGCTCGTGCGTCCACCCCCGCCACCGCTCCGGCGCGGTCGTCAACCAGATGTGGGCGGCGCTCGCGCGCTACGTCACGCTGTCCGGACACCGCTACCTGGCCGGCTGCGCCTCCGTACCGCTCGACGACGGCGGGCGCGCCGCCGCCGACGCCTGGCTGCTCGGTTCCACCCGGCACGCATCGCCACCGGACCTGCGCGTCCACCCACGGCGGCCGTGGATAGCCCAACCGCCCGACGCGCGAGCGCCACGGGCCGGTGCGCCGGACGGAGAGCGCGCGGGCGGCCCGAGTTACGCGCGGCTGCCCCCGCTGCTGCGCGGCTACCTCCGCATCGGCGCCTGGATGTGCGGAGCCCCGGCCCACGACCCGGAGTTCGGCGTCGCGGACTTCTTCGTCCTCCTGGACATGGAGCGGCTCAACGACCGCTACCGCCGCTTCTTCCTCGGGGAATCCCGGTGA
- a CDS encoding DUF2254 family protein, which yields MGGWRWYRTRRRLRTHRVWKLPVVLLLVGLFLSWLLPAADREFTHLQRDLGEQFFPHLDSGSMSTLLGAVAGGMITLTGLVFTALTLAMQFGAAQLSVRVVPILQQEPVMRWAMGTFMATFVYTLMVSVRLAVREEDYRPVLSMLFAIGLSVVCAVLFFALVARVSSVLNSGALLRTLATEGRRAVFRTHPSGPPAHVGAPPEGGAHEEGGAHEEGAPEVLRLGAPPRGGQVLLAFDARRLERLARRRGVRLELVPVVGDFVALEAPLFVVHGPGGRIRRRALLRCLLFGETQSVSGDPAGALRALVDIALKALSPAVNDPGRAVQVLDHIEDLLVLLAPRTAPTPAARPAAFTHRTRSWADYVCLGTDEIRHFGAASVQVQRRLRALYATVAPVCGPERAGPVDARLATMDAETLRQWPQELDRRLAGRPDPQGLGTEGGSGAPAS from the coding sequence ATGGGCGGATGGCGCTGGTACCGCACGCGCCGCAGGCTGCGCACCCACCGGGTGTGGAAGCTGCCGGTGGTCCTGCTGCTCGTCGGCCTGTTCCTGTCCTGGCTGCTGCCGGCGGCCGACCGGGAGTTCACCCACCTCCAGCGGGACCTGGGCGAGCAGTTCTTCCCGCACCTGGACTCCGGATCGATGTCCACCCTGCTCGGCGCCGTCGCGGGCGGCATGATCACGCTGACCGGTCTGGTCTTCACCGCGCTCACGCTCGCCATGCAGTTCGGCGCCGCCCAGCTGTCCGTCCGCGTGGTGCCGATCCTCCAGCAGGAACCCGTCATGCGCTGGGCCATGGGCACCTTCATGGCGACCTTCGTCTACACCCTGATGGTGTCGGTGCGGCTGGCCGTCCGCGAGGAGGACTACCGGCCCGTCCTGTCGATGCTGTTCGCCATCGGCCTCTCGGTCGTCTGCGCGGTGCTGTTCTTCGCGCTCGTGGCGCGGGTGAGCAGCGTGCTGAACTCCGGCGCGCTGCTGCGCACGCTGGCCACCGAGGGGCGGCGGGCGGTGTTCCGTACCCACCCGTCCGGCCCGCCCGCGCACGTCGGAGCACCCCCGGAGGGCGGCGCGCACGAGGAGGGCGGCGCGCACGAGGAGGGTGCGCCCGAGGTGCTGCGGCTGGGCGCGCCGCCGCGCGGCGGCCAGGTGCTGCTGGCTTTCGACGCGCGGCGGCTGGAGCGGCTGGCCCGCAGACGGGGCGTGCGCCTGGAACTCGTTCCCGTCGTGGGGGACTTCGTGGCGCTGGAGGCGCCGCTGTTCGTCGTGCATGGGCCCGGCGGCCGGATCCGCCGCCGGGCACTGCTGCGCTGCCTGCTGTTCGGCGAGACGCAGAGCGTGTCCGGCGACCCGGCCGGAGCGCTGCGCGCCCTGGTGGACATCGCCCTCAAGGCGCTGTCCCCGGCCGTCAACGACCCGGGCCGGGCCGTACAGGTACTGGACCACATCGAAGATCTCCTGGTGCTGCTCGCCCCGCGGACGGCGCCCACGCCCGCCGCCCGGCCGGCGGCGTTCACCCACCGCACCCGTTCCTGGGCCGACTACGTGTGCCTCGGCACGGACGAGATCCGCCACTTCGGCGCCGCCTCGGTGCAGGTCCAGCGGCGGCTGCGCGCCCTGTACGCCACGGTGGCGCCGGTCTGCGGGCCGGAGCGGGCCGGGCCGGTCGACGCGCGGCTGGCGACGATGGACGCCGAGACCCTCCGGCAGTGGCCGCAGGAACTGGACCGCCGCCTGGCCGGCCGTCCGGACCCGCAGGGCCTGGGGACGGAGGGCGGCAGCGGAGCGCCCGCGTCCTGA